The following nucleotide sequence is from Portunus trituberculatus isolate SZX2019 chromosome 6, ASM1759143v1, whole genome shotgun sequence.
ggggttaaacttgttataattggttcgcttaatgaaaattcgcttaacgaagtttttttagaaacgtaaccccttcgttaagcggggtttgcctgtatatatatatatatatatatatatatatatatatatatatatatatatatatatatatatatatatatatatacaataaaagtcctgaaatccggaagtcatgggggttcaggcattccggattctaggattttctggattgtaagatagtaaggctgaaagtaagattaaaatattgggggtactatgtaaaccccactaaactaaccccaacttgctatatctttttgtagtactgtcataacatcttacagggattgctattaccaccagtccactgtgtacttcctcagcacaccacacaagatttacgtaggcctttttttatcttgaagatttgccagactatggaggagtggcatgggcctttccagccattatggcaggccatatgtgatgattgctcttttcctacttgtcaacttgtatttgtgtaggtgatttcactattttacgtaggctattccaccatccacataactgagaagtttgagtgattgtactgtactgtatcccacataatatgtatacagtccacaATACTTATGGTTAGGGTTGTatgttttctcattttcactgTCTTTGTCTGGAGGCCAAGAGGGTTTGCTAAAGCCATGATAACAGTAATTTGGCACACACGTGGTCGACTTTGTGATGGTGACAGACGAGACGTGATACCACGTGGCAGAACGCAATGGTGGACGGCGGTTGGCGGGATGTTGAATCGGCACATTCGGTGTTGGTGATGACATGTTCGGTTTcggctattattattgtatatttattactattatttcttactttatacATATTAAactcagcctttcaaattttACGGATTATAAGGATTTCCGCATTAAAAGGTTCCAGAtttaaggacttttactgtatatataaaattgaaaatgaggggtgtgtgtgtgtgtgtgtgtgtgtgtttatctcctttgtctttttcgaggaaataaaaaatttaGTCTATTTTGGTTTCCCTGACCAACTAAACCAAAACAGACTTAATCTAAGTTAACCTAACACCAAGAGTAACCTAACTGTAATAGGTGAGTGCGTGAAAAGAAAAACTTGATAGATGTGAAGTACAGTGAGTACACTACCAAAACATGCAGCTGTGTTATGCAATGCTGGCTGTTTCTGCATCCACAGCTTCACCTTGCACAGtagtattcaaaagcctgtgcCGATTGCAAAATTGCCACAGCCACCCATTGCTTCCAATCAAATTCTCTATGTAAATTTCTGTGCCAGCTTGCTAGCTGCTGTAAGGATTTCAATGCTACAGGTAATGATCACTACCAATCGCAtcatcttttccactccttacaTTTTATCCTTGGTGCACCTATATATACTAGTTTTACTTGATGCATCCACACAGTATTTGGCAGAATATTCTACcagcttttcttttaatttactaatggccacaccatactccacaTGTTGCAACTCTTGctcctttttctaattttcttatcaattccAGCTTTTAAATCATAGTTAGGGCCATTAATTTATTCTTAGCACCCTTGGGATATAGAATTAGGAGTTCTAAGGTATtgaaaaatgcacaaacttgTTCAATGATACTGGACAATACATAGTGTTCACTAGCATTGACTGGACTatggtctgaccattttatgaagatcattAGGTGTTGGCTTTTTTGGGGATTTTCCAGCCTGCGGCGCTGTCACACTTGTACCAATATGCACctcaagtcaggtacttaatacttataaactgaatggtgttgtagtacatatacattgtgatgctttaaaaaggcaagttagagtaatttgtgtttatcttgaattatattttgcattgtttttgcaaacacaacaatacttgacaacgtttcctccgagcATTGTCACATCCCtctgggtgaccgagtgaggtcacaggtcaaagtaaccgtgttaatccatgggtcacttcctctcccgctaccagtcaggatgagagagagagagagagagagagagagagagagagagagagagagagagagagagagagagagagagactaagtgaCAGGCAgatttttttctcaaattttagtAATCTACAAGTATAGATCTCTGatagaaatatatttgcatgaaatgtaaattctatatggagagagagagagagagagagagagagagagagagagagagagagagagagagagagagaggtggtgtgtgggaagcaaggttctcattgacacatagggtctaatcccttaatttgcccagcaCAAGGTTTGGCAGCATTgcaggccgggaaatccccGAAAAAGCCAACGCCTGCCGGGAAATCCCTgaaaaagccaacgcctaagtgatcttcataaaatggtcagactatagtttACAACCACCTGCTGCAGCAGCACTGCCATCTATTAGTTGTCAGTGGATGGCAAGCATATGGGGTCAAGGAAGGCCAATAATGTTTTCAAGAAGGAAggacgtgctctctctctctctctctcatagtgaccagtggtggaggtggacatGGAGAAGTGGAGTGCACCATGACAGCATGAAGGGACTAGTGGTGATAAAGTGGTAAGGTATGGAGTataagagagaataatataatagggaggcagtggcatagtggataaggtggcaagcgtgggattgggcagatgtccatgcgtaggttcgaatcccaccacataccactttgaagatatgccatttgttgagtggtttaaagttacctacaggtcaccatgatacccaggctctaggtggttacaccaaagatgtgtttgggtggtgatatgggccctaatatgggtaccactataaataaaattgcctgcaccactaatgggcagaagctgaacagcacttcccacatatactctttaagtatacctacaggggctataggccataacatggagaaaaaaaaaaaataaataaataaataaaaaaaaaaaaaaaaaaaagggttgagGAGGGATTATGAGATGGAGTGATTGTGTTTCTCATCCTGTCTTCATCAACTTAAGCTGTAAACtacttttctttgtgttactgtcttgtttttatatttgatGTCATTCTTTGtgttacttttattaatatattaatTACTGTAGTGCAGTTTTTCATTCAATGATAGCAAGATcccctaaaaaaaataactcaccCAGTTACACTGGTGAGATTACCCTTTTGggtaaatttctttccacattccacacACTTAATTTTGAACACCAATATGtgtcatggtgtgtgtggtgaggtgacgcTTTTTTGATAATTAACTTTCCACATTTCAGACACCACTATGTGTTAGGGTGTCTGGTGAAACTACCCTTTTCAGTAAaattctttccacattccaaacactcataatttctaacaccactgtgtgtcagggtgtgtgcagTGAAACTATCATTTGTGGTAAATTTCTTtacacattccagacactcataattcctaacaccactgtgtcagggtgtgtctgGTGAGATCAGACTTTATGATaaatttctttccatatttcagacactcataatttcttacACCACTGTGTCACTGGCTGTGTAATCTAGGCAAGCACTTCTTTAGATGTAAAAGTTTTATCACACTGCTGACAACTAAATTAAAAGTTTAGGTGTTGGTTTGGTTTGCTGAATCAGTTGAATTCAAGCTTTCGGGGGAGACTGGACGTATTTCGTTACTCTTGGATATGTGTGTTTGAAAATAGGCAACAGATATTTGAGACTGCGGCAACATATATGAAAATAGGCAACAGATATTTGAGACTGTGACAACATATATGACTTAACTGTTGCTGCTTGTGGAAGCTAGCTGCGATGGGCTAGTTTTACTTGAAACCAAAGTGCAGTCAAGTAATGTCCGTTATGATAGATCGATTTGTGGTTAAACAAAAACGCAATAGTGATGAACACCCATCCCAGACCCAACCAGTAGAAAGGGAGCATGGAGGGGAAACGAGTGGTCAACAAGGAGATTGTGAGGGACAGATaactaaaaagagaaaggtatgagCAATAGAAAATGAACATAGAAAATTTCAAGAAAAATGGACAGAAGAATTTGCCTTCGTGCTTCATGATACAAATTCACTATGTTTAATTTGTCAAAAGGTGTGCTCTGGTTTCAAATGCAGACATTTAGAACGTCATCTCAAAACAACACATCCAAACTTCAATAAGATGTACCCGCCTGAGAGTAgcctgagaaaaaataaaattgagcAACTTCCTGCCTTGATAGTAGGACAGCAAAAACTGATTCACAGATCGATCTCTGCTGCTGAAAATTTGAGAGGCATCATTTGAAATTGCATGGAGCTTAGCTAAGCATAAGAAAGCCTTTACAGACGCAGAGATAATTAAAGAGAGTTTTTTGCCCTCGTCTGAAATATTGTATGCTGACTTTAATAACAAAGATGAAATCATAAAGCAAATTAGAGGACTACAGCTATCAGACACAACAGTAATGAGAAGGGTAGAAGAACTTGGTAAAGACATTTGTGGCCAGTTGATTGCAGATTTATCAGCTGCACCATGTTTTAGCATTACATTGGATGAAAGCACAAATGTGTGTGACGTTGCTCAAGTGTGTGTATGGGCCAGGTTTCCGAAAGAAGACTTTTCGGGAGGAACTATTGTGTTTGTTACCACTGCAAGGCCAAACGAGAGGATGGGATATATTAAGTgcacttctattctttttccatGAGAATAACCTGAACTGGTCAAATCTAGCATCTGTGTACACTGATGGTGCTCCTaacatgaaagggaaagagaagggagttgAGTTGTCGgtttgatgaggaagagggaggagatacCCAACTTTGCCACTTTTCATTGCATCATACACCAGGAAGCAATAGTGGCAAAACTAAAAAAACTGTGAGTTGCAAAATGTGATGCAGCTGGTTGTGCGAGTGGTCAATTTTATTGTTTCACGAGCACTAAATCACTGCCAGTTTCGCCAACTGTTGGAGGAGTATGAAACAGAATATGGTGATTTAGTGATGCATAACGAGGTGAGATGATTGTCTCGTGGCAGAGTACTTGAACAATTTTTTAGTCTCCTCCCTCAAATTTGAGTTCcttagaagtaaaggaaaaagccagccgtggtacagtggaaccatgcgtgctttgggatccgaggggtctccaagcacacgggttcgaatcctgtccacggtctgagtgtaggttgggcttcctcactcagggcaacggtttcctagcaggtaggctttgagataggaggtaccacaaaaagtatcccctttagcccataaattcccgtgaaaagaccacatggtatatatatatatatatatatatatatatatatatatatatatatatatatatatatatatatatatatatatatatatatatataaaaagaaaaaaaaataagacacccTTAAAGCCCTGAATGCTAAACACAAGGCAGATGCCTACCACTTCTGGAACTTGGTCCCTGACACAGACTATCCATCTTTGAAGCAGTGTGTGCAAAAGATGATGTCCTTTTTTGTGAGCATGTACACATGTGAATCAACATTTTCAAcaatgaaaattgtgaagaaaaaacagagaaacaaactgACCAATGCACATCTGGATTGTCTTACAAGGATTGCAGTGACAAACTACATGTATTCCATGACAAGAGTTAAGCAGCAGCTAGCACACTTCCGCTCATCACAGCATTAAGTAAGTTTGGTCTTTATTTTGCTATTAATAACAAGATATGTAGGCTAATATTACCATGtctaatttttctcatttactaTATTGCACTAGCAGCCCAGTACTACTTAATTTAGTTGAGTTATGCTAACTTGCAGTAGCTGCGGTTCTCTCAGTCAATGTGTTTAACTGAAGTGGCTCTCTTGCAAAAATTAGTGAATAACACTTCCCTATATCATGGTAGAAGAGCATGCAAGTAAAAACATGAGATGGTGCCAGTGTTTTCAAAACACAGTTTGACATGAAAGTAAAATGTTTAATGgaaattacaaataaataatcacaaaaaTCACATCTTAATCAAAGATTATTATAAAAACATTGACTTGgatatgattatgattatcacGGCAGAGTAAATTTTGATTATGATTCGATTATGCTTACATAAATTCTGtgcttttttattataattttattatgattatataATCACAGCCAAGGATTATGATTTTTTGATTAGCAATCATAATCATGCCCATGTCTGCTTGACAGTGAGACTGAAGACTCACAAAATGTGTCTAAGAGGTAGCTCTaccactgtgtgtcagtttGTGTACGGTGAGGTTATTCTTTGTGGTAAAttttttccacattccagacactcataatttctaacaccactgtgtgtcagggtgtgtgcagTGAGGTTACCCTTTGTggtaaatttctttccacattccagacactcatagtttctaacaccactgtgtatcaaagtgtgtgtggtgagactACCCTTTGTggtaaatttcttcccacatTCTGGACACTCaaaatttctaacaccactgtgtgtcagggtgtgtgcagTGAGATAGCCCCTTGTggtaaatttctttccacattctggacactcataatttttaacaccactatgtgtctgggtgtgtgtggtgagatgaccgtttgtggtgaatttctttccacacacTGTGCACTCATAATTTCTTATACCACCATGTATTAGGGTGTGTTTAGTGAGGTTAGACTTTTCaataaatttctttccacattccagacactcatattttctaacaccactgtgtatcAGGGTGTGTCTAGTGAGATCAGACTTTGTggtaaatttctttccacattccaaaCACTTGTGATTTCTAACACCACtatgtgttagggtgtgtgtgttgaggtgagaCTTTGTGGTAAATCTCTTTCCACATTCTGGACACTCATAATTTTTAGCATGACtatgtgtcagggtgtgtgtagTGAGATCAGACTTTCTgataaatttctttccacactcCTCACATTTATGATCCTTAACATCACTGTGTGCcagggtgtgtgtggcgagACTAGACTTTTTgataaatttctttccacattttggacactcataatttctaacaatactgtgtgtcagggtgtgtgtgatgagatCAGACTTTCTGgtaaattttttttcacatatcaaacactcataatttttaacaccactgtgtgtgagggtgtgtctGGTGAGATCAGACTTTCTGGTAAATTTCTTTTCACAGTCTGGAcattcataatttctaacaccactgtgtgtgagggtgtgtctGATGAGATCAGAATTTTtgatgaatttctttccacattctgaACACTTATAATTTCTAActccactgtgtgtcagggtgtgtgtagTGAGATCAGATATtttggtgaatttctttccacatttcagATGTTTATAATTTTCACTGCCACTATGCACTGAGGTGTGTAGTATAAGCCCTACTCTGGATCTAAAAGTTTTCTCACACTGCTGACactcaaactttctctctcctctgtggTTGGAGTTGCCTGCTTCCAGGTCATTCTTGCCACCATGTCTGGACCTTCCCATGCCTGAGATagactgctgctgcagctgctcacTCATGTTGTTGCCCAGTCTCACCACTCCAGTTCAGTACTGCTCCAAGTAGCACAGGCCACAGCCACTCCTGCAGGAACCCTCAGGAAAGCTGGCTGGAGGGAGCCACGTCTCAGAGCCCAGGAGAGCACTGAGCCTGGACACCTGCAACAACAGTAACGGTGAGGATATTGGGAGTCACTGGCCACTGGTCAGGGCCAACAATAATTCTTTGGAAAagaaagacccacttgagtgtTAGACCCctacctaccctaccctacctgaGGAGGtaatatgctgattttccctggaatgattagggtttccatgtcagagacccatctctttgtgctgaacacataacagaggtgacagTGTCTGGAATGGAAGCGTACATTCTTCATGCTTTTCCAcgacctaaaccttctaaaccttggtttaactcagcctattctcgtgctatacatgatagagaagttgcccaaaaaaaggtacttgagccttccatctcctgaatctcatgcactttatattactgctcagaatcatgccaagtctgttcttcaacttgccaaacactccttcataaatagaaaatgtcaaaatctttcaaactcaaactcccctcgtgacttctggcatctgaccAAAAAcattccaataactttacttcttcatctttccatcctttatttcatcctgatggcaccactgccatcttatctgtttctaaagctgaactcttctctcaaacctttgctaacaactccacctctGATGATTCTGGgattatccctcctctcctcctccctctgactatttcatgtcttcaatcaaaattctttgtaatgatgttttccaagccctctctggcctaaaccctcagaaggcttatggaactgcaccttgcctggccaaactctttcaactatgcctatcgacttctacccttccttcttgctggaagtttgcttacattcaatctgttcctaaaaagggttactgttctaatccctctaaATTCTGACCtataactttaatctcttgcttgtctaaagttttttaatctatcttgaataggaagattcttaaacatctgtcactgagtcttggtcaaaccgttagacatatcaaaagcttttcatagaatcagcataaagctttgatttcaaaactaccctcctacggattctatccttctctctgcaactttatctcaagtttcctttccgaccattctattggTGCTGTAGCAGACAGcccctgttcttctcctaaatctattaatagtggagttcttcaaggttctgtcctgtcacccactctctttctattattcattaatgatcttaaccaaacttcttgccctatccactcctatgctacCATGAAGGGTTggatgtcctttcagagacgtccaatccttcagaaagtcaacagatcacgcagggatgccacagaatgcctgacttctgatctttccaaTATTTCTGAtcagggcagagaaaatctttTAGTTTTCAACAcctaaaaaactcaattcctccatctatcaacttgacacaaccttccagacaactatcccctcttcttcaatgacacccaactgtctccctcttccacactgaatatcctcagtctgtcctttacttaaaatcttaactggaaacttcacatctcatctcttgctaaaatagcttctatgaagtttggCATTCTGTgacgtctctgccagtttttctcgccccaaCAACTtcctctgtataagggccttatctgctccctgtatgaagtactctttgcatgtttgggagggttccactcacacaaatcccctcctttgactgactgtcttcaggctctttctcaccgctgaaatgttgtatctctttctatcttttatcactagttTCATGCGaattgttctactgatcttgctaactgcatgcctcccctcctcctgcagtctcactgcacaaggctttgctcttcttctcatcctttttctgtccaactctctaatgcaagagttatccagtactctcaatctctggatctcccagcctaccttccctatttccgtcttcctacgacttgacttcttttaagagagaggtgtcaggacatttgctccctaattttgaaCAACcattcttatcttttagagaaccagcatcaagttggccttttgttttcttaacaTTGTATTTCCCTTGGTTGGccttctctcccacacacacacacacttacaagtgtggtagctaagatgtgtgagagggtggtgaagaatagatggacagacttcttggagaaaaatgacatactttgtgagtgtcaatttggttttagaaaagggcgttcatgcacgacaaacctgatatgttactattcgagggtgatagatgtaatacaggaaagagatggttgggctgatggaatatatctggatttaaaaaaggcctttgataaggtaccacacggagactgatctggaaacttgaaatggtaggaggagtgcatggcagtttactaaaatggatggaagacttttggtaggaagagaaatgagaacaataattaaggacagaccatcagaatggggcttggtggagagtggagttccacagggatcagtgttggcaccagtaatgtttgcggtctacataaatgacatggtggatggggtgtccagttatgtgagcctatttgcagacgatgcaaaattgttaagaaaagtgagatgtgacaaagattgcgaactactccaggaagacttggacagaatatggaaatggagctgtacatggcaaatggagttcaacacgacaaaatgcaagaaaatagagtttggcaagagtgaaagaagaatcaggagtatgtacaagataggaaatgaagacataaaaccagtcatgaagaaaaagaccttggggtgacaattaccaatgacctatcgccagagagacatataaacaaaataattggagaagtattgaacttattgaggaacataagagtggcgttcgtatatttagatgaagaaatgatgaagaaaataattactgcaatgataagaccgaggcttgaatatgcaacaatacagtgggctcgaacttaaagaaacacataaggaaactagagaaagtacagagggctgcaacaaaaatggtgcctgacttaagagatttgacttatgaagacagactgaaaagaatgcaacttccgaccctggaaaacagaagagaaaggggagacctgatagcaatatacagagtgatgattggcatggaaaaaatggatagggaagatctgtgtatgtggaatgaaagaatgtcgagagggcatgggaaaaaactaaaaatggccacttataggagagatgtgaaaaaatatagcttccctatagtttagacgtggaagtggtcaacgcaaggaatattcatgattttaagaaaaagctggacattaatagatatggagacgggacaacacgagcatagctcttttcccgtatgttacaattaggtaaatacacacgtcgtcaccgtcgctgagagaggacggctcgtctccggctgcggacgggaagaaagaaaatacctatggtattacagggcccgggtaactctaagtttgtgtccgttaatgtcctactggctcttagtgttgaaagtgagtgatatggagagtgatccctgagaggggagtgtggacGGTGATCGTTCTGGCCATAATcagctgacaacaacaaaaatggcatccaggcaaactagagactttgaaggttttctTACTATGCCAAAAGAACTGCAGAAacttgatatggatgcaagaatccaggcactggaaagtaagttcctaaacattttgtcaatagaagaaaaactggatagagttctagccgaaaatgattcgttcaaaaaagagatctatttgttaacgctagcgaataaagagccattgaaggaaaaagtagagatggagaaagaaaaccaacaactaaggaaacaatgcgaagaaatgaaggctaaacttatggaaatggagataaaaatatccaaaGGGCActtgaaaaaagaggaatgtcttaatctaattgatacccggatgaaagaagtgaaccacgAACATCAGGaagtacaaaggtcgtttagggagatagtaaaaaagcaggaagaggaaaataaagggattatgcagagggaaatggtaaaggcactaaaggaaaatgagtatgtggtgagagatattgatgaaaagaaaaaatgtgtgatcataataggattgcaggaggaaactaacaaaaactggcaggacaggagggataaggaaaatgacaagattaagtctttactgaacaagatctctgtggaagaagaggacctatatgctgaggtagaagaaagtgtgagattgggagcttttgaggaaggcaagaatagaccattaaaattgaaattaaagtctcaggtggcagcggaggccttgttgaggagggcttggaaacttaaggactctgaggaaaccaaaacaatttacataagaagaaatatgtcacaagatgagagaatgaaaatgaaggagctagtatctgaagtgaaagagaggaatgacgaaagaacagaggaggaaaagatcaagtttttggaggatgagaaatgggaggctaaagaagtggtggataaaacagacggaataggcattacatggaagaacgagactaggaatggaataaaagtgacttacacgaacatagatggatttctgtctaagaggctagaatgtatggattacctaagaaataacgaaccggacataatgtgtgtagtggaaacaaagctaaggccgaaataaagctag
It contains:
- the LOC123518802 gene encoding zinc finger protein 12-like; translated protein: MSEQLQQQSISGMGRSRHGGKNDLEAGNSNHRGERKFECQQCEKTFRSRVGLILHTSVHSGSENYKHLKCGKKFTKISDLTTHTLTHSGVRNYKCSECGKKFIKNSDLIRHTLTHSGVRNYECPDCEKKFTRKSDLTRHTLTHSGVKNYECLICEKKFTRKSDLITHTLTHSIVRNYECPKCGKKFIKKSSLATHTLAHSDVKDHKCEECGKKFIRKSDLTTHTLTHSHAKNYECPECGKRFTTKSHLNTHTLTHSGVRNHKCLECGKKFTTKSDLTRHTLIHSGVRKYECLECGKKFIEKSNLTKHTLIHGGIRNYECTVCGKKFTTNGHLTTHTQTHSGVKNYECPECGKKFTTRGYLTAHTLTHSGVRNFECPECGKKFTTKGSLTTHTLIHSGVRNYECLECGKKFTTKGNLTAHTLTHSGVRNYECLECGKNLPQRITSPYTN